A single region of the Silene latifolia isolate original U9 population chromosome 8, ASM4854445v1, whole genome shotgun sequence genome encodes:
- the LOC141594166 gene encoding 3-ketoacyl-CoA synthase 11-like: MSILYKIKSITTYFILTLIITISLSNSYFHFQNLQLDSKWLFNTLIIIVLLAILYFQTQPYPVYLLDFSCYKPDDTNKCSKKTLMELSQAWGTFSNESLEFQKKVLDRSGLGDDTYLTDSLLRLPCNPSFTESRKEIEVLMFGAVDDLFTKIDINPKEIGILVLNCGLFSPTPSLSAQIVNKYKLRSNIMSYNLSGMGCSAGVISIDLAKDLLRVHKNSYALVVSVEAGSTDWYFGNERSMLVSNCVFRIGAAAILLSSKRSDKRWAKYELAHTVRTNKAADDEAFNCVSLREDSQRKVGISLSKELINVAGNALKANMTALGPLVLPLSEKLKFFGTLVAKKVFKMSKVKSYIPNFKLAFEHFCVHAGGRGVLDGVQKNLKLTDWDMEPSRMSLYRFGNTSSPSIWYELAYTEAKGRVKKGDRVWQIAFGSGFKCNSVVWRALRNVNPSLEKYPWMDDIDSFPVDVPK; the protein is encoded by the coding sequence ATGTCCATACTATACAAAATCAAATCAATCACCACATATTTCATCCTAACCCTTATCATCACCATATCACTCTCTAATTCCTATTTCCATTTCCAAAATCTTCAACTCGACTCGAAATGGTTATTCAATACcttgatcatcattgttttgTTAGCTATCCTCTATTTCCAAACTCAACCTTACCCTGTTTATCTACTAGACTTTTCATGTTACAAACCCGACGACACTAACAAATGTTCGAAAAAAACTCTAATGGAATTATCTCAAGCTTGGGGCACATTCTCGAACGAGAGCCTCGAGTTCCAAAAAAAGGTTCTAGATCGATCAGGACTTGGTGACGACACATACTTAACCGACTCACTCTTACGCCTTCCTTGTAATCCTTCCTTCACCGAGTCAAGGAAAGAAATCGAGGTACTTATGTTTGGGGCTGTCGACGACCTTTTTACTAAAATCGATATCAACCCAAAAGAAATCGGAATATTGGTTCTGAATTGTGGGCTTTTTAGCCCAACTCCGTCTTTGTCGGCCCAAATTGTGAACAAGTACAAACTACGAAGCAATATTATGAGTTACAATCTTAGCGGAATGGGTTGTAGTGCGGGAGTAATATCAATCGATCTTGCGAAGGACCTTTTACGGGTTCACAAGAACTCGTACGCGTTGGTTGTTAGTGTCGAGGCGGGGTCCACCGACTGGTACTTTGGGAACGAGAGGTCTATGTTGGTTTCCAATTGTGTGTTCCGAATTGGTGCTGCTGCGATCCTGCTTTCGAGCAAAAGGTCCGATAAAAGGTGGGCCAAGTACGAGTTGGCCCACACGGTTAGGACCAACAAAGCGGCAGACGATGAGGCCTTTAATTGTGTCTCTCTAAGGGAAGATTCTCAAAGGAAAGTCGGAATCTCTTTGTCGAAGGAGTTGATTAATGTAGCCGGGAACGCTCTGAAAGCGAATATGACCGCGTTAGGCCCATTGGTTCTGCCTTTATCGGAAAAATTGAAGTTTTTCGGAACTTTGGTGGCGAAAAAAGTATTCAAAATGTCGAAGGTGAAGTCGTATATTCCGAATTTTAAATTAGCGTTTGAGCATTTTTGTGTTCATGCTGGTGGGAGAGGAGTGTTAGATGGGGTCCAGAAGAATTTGAAGCTGACAGATTGGGATATGGAACCGTCGAGGATGTCGTTGTATCGATTTGGGAACACGTCGAGCCCTTCGATATGGTATGAGCTTGCGTATACCGAAGCAAAAGGGCGGGTTAAGAAGGGAGACCGGGTATGGCAGATTGCGTTCGGGTCGGGTTTTAAGTGTAATAGTGTTGTTTGGAGAGCTTTAAGGAATGTGAATCCTTCCCTAGAGAAATATCCATGGATGGATGACATTGATTCTTTTCCGGTTGATGTTCCGAAGTAA